The genomic segment CTGACGCAGGACCTGATCCGCGTCGGTCTGCCGATTGGGTTCGACGCGCATGTGATAGCCGCCAATAACCTCGGCGCACTGCATCAGTTCCCTGAGCCGGGAGTTCCACTCGTGGTCATCAATGGCCAACCGGTCGACGAAGATTCGGATTGGCTGACACAGCTACCCAGCTGAGCCGAAACGGGCTACAGCTGACCCAGTGGCCGGCAGACGTTGGACAGAGCATTCCAGTACTGACCCGGTGCGCAGTTGTCCGCGGGACGCGGCGTCTGGCACGTGTTCGTGATCGGATCCCAGAACTGCCCATTTACACAGTTCAACGGTTCAGCAGCACTTGTGCCCAGACTGAATGGTGCTGCTGCGGCGATGCAAACGCTTGCGACGGCGGCGACCGTCGCGCGACGACGAAGTGATTTCATGCTCTAAGTTTTTCCCGGCAGTCCGCGCGTCCAAACCGGTGCGTCAATACGACTAACCTGCCAACCCCAACAGCGGCGGCACCAGATACCGCCGCGCGAACGACCGCAAGGCATCGTCGTCGCCCAGCGCGACGTTCTGCGACGGGGTGAGCACGAACGACACGATGACCCGGACGGTCACCTCGGCGACCTCGAGTAGCTCCAGCTGGGTGCGGTGGTCGTCAGGCAACGCCACCGCCAGCTGGTGGGCCAGGAACGATGACGCCGTCCGTACCACGCCGTCGCCCTCGACCGTCAGGAAAGGCAGCACGGTTTCGGCCTCGGTCGCCAGCAACCGCTGCAGCAGCGCATGCCCCCGCAGGGTGTTCAGCGTGAACACGAACCCCTCGACCAGCTTGTCCTCGGCCTCGTCGTAACCGCCGGCTTCGGCGGCCAGGTCGGAGAGGAACCGCTCAAGCTCCCGCAGCAGGACCGCCTCGACGATCGCATCCTTGTTCGCGAAGTTCCGGTACAGCGTCACCCGCGCCAGGCCGGACCTGCGGGTGATGTCCTCCACCGTGGACCGCCGGATTCCAAACAGCTCGAACTGCCGCAGAGCCGCATCGAGGATCCGCTCGCCGTTGCCTTCCACGGACGGCGACCCGAAACGCTGCACCGCTTTGGCGAGCAGGCCGCTGTACTTCATTGCTGCAGTGTAAGGCCTGCTCGGACGCTATTGATACAAACAAACCAAGAATGTATCTTCAGTTTCACCGGCGCATCGCGCTCATCCAACGATCGACGACTAGCAGGAGGCTTGACATGGCTGCGGCATTTTCGAAGGCTCCTTCGACCAGGACGGCGACGCCACCGAGTCGAGAGGAGTTCTCCGACCGGCTGCTCAAAGGGTCGGCCCGCAAGTCCTATGCCCCCATCGTCGACATCGACTGGGACACCCCCGTCGTCGAAGACAAGTTCTTCCTGCCGCCTCGCGTCGTCTCGCTCTACGGCACGCAGATGTGGCAGGAGATGAGCCGCGAGCAGCAGATCGAGCTGTCGCGCCAGGAGTTCATCAACCTGCTCTCGGCCGGCGTCTGGTTCGAGAACATCCTCAATCAAGCACTGTTGCGCGGCCTCATGCACGCCGACGTCACCGCGGCGTCCAGCCACTACTCGCTCACCGAGCTTGGTGACGAGACCCGTCACATGGTGATGTTCGGCCGCGCCATCCAGGCTGTCGACGGAAAAGCGTTTCAGCCCAACCGCCTTCAGCGGATGACCATCAACCTGCTGCCGCTCGTCTTCCAAAAGACGGTGCTGTGGATCGCAGCGCTGGTGGGCGAGGAGATCTTCGACGCGCTGCAGCGCGAGATCCTCGACGACCCGGACATCCAGCCAATCGTGCGCCGCGTCATGCGAATTCACGTCACCGAGGAGGCGCGGCACATCCAGTTCGCCCGCGACGGGGCCCGCCGGGACGTCCCCGCCATGCGACGGCGAAACCGCTTCCTGCTCGCCACCATTC from the Mycolicibacterium crocinum genome contains:
- a CDS encoding TetR/AcrR family transcriptional regulator, with the translated sequence MKYSGLLAKAVQRFGSPSVEGNGERILDAALRQFELFGIRRSTVEDITRRSGLARVTLYRNFANKDAIVEAVLLRELERFLSDLAAEAGGYDEAEDKLVEGFVFTLNTLRGHALLQRLLATEAETVLPFLTVEGDGVVRTASSFLAHQLAVALPDDHRTQLELLEVAEVTVRVIVSFVLTPSQNVALGDDDALRSFARRYLVPPLLGLAG
- a CDS encoding AurF N-oxygenase family protein, which encodes MAAAFSKAPSTRTATPPSREEFSDRLLKGSARKSYAPIVDIDWDTPVVEDKFFLPPRVVSLYGTQMWQEMSREQQIELSRQEFINLLSAGVWFENILNQALLRGLMHADVTAASSHYSLTELGDETRHMVMFGRAIQAVDGKAFQPNRLQRMTINLLPLVFQKTVLWIAALVGEEIFDALQREILDDPDIQPIVRRVMRIHVTEEARHIQFARDGARRDVPAMRRRNRFLLATIHGAGGPFYRYLFTNRAVYRRAGLDGHEGRRQARANPFFHETTRLGFAPLAAFLEEIGLMNRISRRMWKRSNFL